From Candidatus Cloacimonadota bacterium, one genomic window encodes:
- a CDS encoding clan AA aspartic protease, whose protein sequence is MGLIYTDLDLSNPVLKSIEKIKVKALVDTEAATLCIPEHINIQLELEELEKREVTTADGKKHLVPYVGPVKISFKNRSCYTGAFVLGDEVLMGAVPMEDMDLVLIPLKQTVDVNPESPNIPSAIVK, encoded by the coding sequence ATGGGACTTATTTATACAGATTTAGATTTATCAAATCCCGTCTTGAAGAGTATCGAGAAAATTAAAGTTAAAGCTCTTGTCGATACAGAAGCAGCAACTTTATGTATTCCTGAGCATATCAATATTCAACTCGAACTTGAAGAACTCGAAAAAAGAGAAGTTACAACTGCTGATGGGAAAAAGCATTTAGTCCCTTATGTCGGACCTGTTAAAATCAGTTTTAAAAATAGATCATGTTACACAGGAGCATTCGTTTTAGGAGATGAAGTTCTGATGGGAGCAGTTCCAATGGAAGATATGGATCTGGTTTTGATCCCGCTGAAACAAACAGTCGATGTTAATCCAGAAAGTCCGAATATTCCTTCAGCAATTGTGAAATAG
- a CDS encoding SDR family oxidoreductase gives MDLKIKGKIALVTAASKGLGKSVAIQLAKEGSKVVICSRDKANLEKAEKEIIDETNGFVKSYVCDVTKPEQIKKLINSIIREFGNLHILVCNAGGPPAGNPDDFSLEDYQNALELNLLSTINLCNSVIPFMKKQNWGRIINITSIAAKQPIDSLILSNTARSGVLGFSKTLSNNVAEFGITVNSVCPGYTKTERVENLAKSFEESGKGTIEDFYQSIEKQIPMNRIGTTAEFAQTVTFLASEGAGYITGVALQIDGGFYKGIM, from the coding sequence TTGGATCTAAAAATAAAAGGTAAAATAGCGTTAGTTACCGCAGCCAGTAAAGGTTTAGGAAAATCAGTAGCAATCCAGCTTGCGAAGGAAGGCTCGAAAGTCGTTATCTGTTCGAGAGATAAAGCCAATCTGGAAAAAGCTGAAAAAGAAATCATTGATGAGACAAATGGATTCGTAAAATCGTATGTTTGTGATGTAACCAAACCGGAGCAGATTAAGAAGCTGATAAACTCAATTATCAGGGAATTTGGAAACCTTCATATTTTAGTTTGTAATGCTGGAGGACCTCCTGCTGGAAATCCAGATGATTTTTCGTTGGAAGATTATCAAAATGCTCTCGAACTCAACCTATTAAGCACCATTAATCTGTGCAATTCTGTTATTCCCTTTATGAAAAAACAAAATTGGGGAAGGATCATCAACATTACTTCGATTGCTGCCAAACAACCTATCGATTCGCTGATCCTCTCCAACACTGCTCGTTCCGGTGTTTTAGGATTTTCCAAAACTCTTTCCAACAATGTTGCAGAATTTGGAATTACCGTAAATTCCGTTTGTCCCGGCTACACAAAAACCGAAAGAGTAGAGAACTTAGCAAAATCATTCGAAGAATCCGGAAAGGGTACAATAGAAGATTTTTATCAGAGCATCGAAAAACAAATTCCCATGAATCGGATCGGAACAACCGCAGAATTCGCTCAAACAGTTACTTTCCTCGCTTCCGAAGGAGCAGGTTATATAACCGGAGTTGCTCTTCAGATCGATGGCGGATTTTATAAAGGAATAATGTAA